Proteins from a genomic interval of Gloeocapsopsis sp. IPPAS B-1203:
- a CDS encoding cupredoxin domain-containing protein translates to MVKKTTIISGIASLGLVLGVASSRAVAQMPHDMSDMQPTEQTGQFRRIDQPIANKVAVTLGGLGLIGLELWWFLLSKPKSRKATTQGGVQEVTVRVDGGYEPSHIVVQAEQPVRLNFDRKDPSSCLEEVRFPDFRIAQELPLNQITPIEFTPDKPGRYQFTCGMNMFRGVVEVQSANGGMAMAIASVPQPTHHSDHTHHADQSTVSASGVEAIMTPAGIQQATITVAKGYQPKRVIVEAGNPVRLHFDRQNPSSCYDQLLIPDFAITVNLPLDQTTTVEFTPEQAGEYEFMCGMKMNRGVIEVRASNSTSDGKVIAQTSIQVR, encoded by the coding sequence ATGGTGAAGAAAACAACAATCATCAGTGGTATTGCAAGCTTGGGATTAGTGCTAGGAGTAGCATCTAGCAGAGCGGTTGCACAAATGCCTCACGACATGAGCGACATGCAGCCGACTGAACAAACCGGACAATTTCGCCGCATTGATCAACCTATTGCGAATAAAGTAGCGGTAACACTGGGTGGATTAGGGTTAATTGGGTTGGAACTGTGGTGGTTTCTGCTCAGTAAACCAAAGTCGCGTAAGGCAACCACTCAGGGCGGAGTTCAGGAGGTGACTGTCAGAGTCGATGGTGGATATGAACCGAGCCATATTGTGGTGCAAGCTGAGCAACCCGTGCGATTAAACTTCGATCGCAAAGATCCCAGCAGTTGCTTAGAGGAGGTACGTTTCCCTGATTTTCGTATCGCCCAAGAGCTACCACTCAACCAAATCACCCCAATCGAGTTTACGCCTGATAAACCTGGCAGATATCAGTTTACCTGCGGCATGAATATGTTTCGAGGTGTGGTGGAAGTGCAGTCTGCAAACGGAGGTATGGCAATGGCGATCGCCTCTGTTCCTCAACCCACTCATCACTCTGATCACACTCATCACGCGGATCAGTCTACGGTTTCAGCCTCTGGTGTTGAAGCGATAATGACACCAGCAGGAATCCAACAGGCAACCATAACCGTTGCGAAAGGGTATCAACCAAAGCGAGTCATCGTCGAAGCTGGAAACCCCGTTCGTTTGCATTTTGATCGCCAAAATCCCAGTAGTTGCTATGACCAATTACTGATTCCAGACTTTGCGATCACGGTGAACCTTCCACTCGATCAAACAACAACGGTGGAATTTACACCAGAACAAGCAGGCGAGTATGAGTTCATGTGTGGCATGAAGATGAATCGTGGTGTGATTGAAGTGCGAGCTTCTAATAGCACTAGTGATGGGAAGGTTATTGCTCAAACTTCAATACAGGTGAGGTAG
- a CDS encoding heavy metal-responsive transcriptional regulator — translation MLVQHSPKLIGSVAKTSGMPIKTIRYYEELGLLKTTGRTEGGYRLFNSDVFSRLSFIKRAQGLGLSLSEIKEFLDVYDQGDLPCDHIKVKLEDKLEAIEQQIQQLQILKQELRGLLSGWETIPEHPEDTICPIIERV, via the coding sequence ATGTTAGTTCAACACTCTCCTAAATTGATTGGTTCAGTTGCAAAAACAAGTGGTATGCCGATCAAAACGATTCGATACTACGAAGAGCTAGGTTTACTGAAGACAACTGGGAGAACTGAAGGTGGATATCGCTTGTTTAACTCAGATGTGTTCTCTCGGTTGAGCTTCATCAAGCGTGCTCAAGGATTAGGATTAAGTCTGTCGGAGATTAAGGAATTTCTAGATGTTTACGACCAGGGCGACCTACCGTGCGATCACATCAAGGTAAAGTTGGAAGATAAGCTGGAGGCGATCGAACAACAAATCCAGCAACTGCAAATTCTCAAACAGGAATTAAGAGGATTACTATCAGGTTGGGAAACCATTCCTGAACATCCTGAAGATACCATTTGTCCAATTATTGAACGGGTTTAA
- the fldA gene encoding flavodoxin FldA, which translates to MAKIALFYGTQTSNTQTAAELIQKEFGSDAVVTLQDISQTEPNDFNEYQYIIIACPTWNVGELQSDWESFYDDQLDNIDFSGKKVAYFGEGDQIGYPDTFQDAMGILEEKISELGGETVGYWSTEGYEFSDSKALRDGKFVGLALDEDNQSELTEERIKAWVAQLKTEFGL; encoded by the coding sequence ATGGCTAAGATTGCTTTGTTTTATGGAACTCAAACAAGCAACACGCAAACCGCAGCAGAATTGATTCAAAAAGAGTTTGGTAGTGACGCTGTTGTAACACTACAGGATATCTCGCAAACTGAACCTAACGACTTTAATGAATATCAGTACATCATCATTGCATGTCCGACCTGGAACGTAGGAGAGCTACAGAGCGACTGGGAAAGTTTCTACGACGATCAGCTAGATAACATCGATTTTAGCGGAAAGAAAGTTGCATACTTTGGAGAAGGCGATCAAATTGGCTATCCCGATACTTTCCAGGATGCAATGGGAATATTGGAGGAAAAAATTTCTGAACTTGGTGGCGAAACGGTTGGCTACTGGTCTACTGAAGGATATGAGTTCAGTGATTCTAAAGCACTCCGAGACGGTAAGTTTGTGGGGCTAGCCCTAGATGAAGACAACCAGTCTGAACTAACAGAAGAACGCATCAAGGCTTGGGTTGCTCAACTCAAGACTGAGTTTGGGCTGTAG
- a CDS encoding glutaredoxin, which translates to MTVMNRKTKNTTATSVTVYRMSMPEHECPWGLRAIKLLQEQGMEFEDVKLRSRQEVDQFKAKYGVATTPQIFFGKERVGGYTDLAERLKVEAEKAEYSYTPVAAVFSTAGLMALATSLGIPGFMGFSLSMLASLKLMDINAFAESFEKYDLVTKRFKPYGKIYPFAELLIGLGFLSGVAPLATGIGSLIVGVSGAISVFKAVYIDKLALNCACVGGNSKAPLGVVSFAENAIMAVMGGVLTFSALSEANIQSMRSLEALPPAVVQLQEGNYEAK; encoded by the coding sequence ATGACTGTTATGAATCGAAAAACTAAAAATACGACTGCTACATCCGTTACTGTTTATCGGATGTCTATGCCTGAGCATGAGTGCCCTTGGGGACTTCGTGCGATCAAATTGCTTCAGGAGCAAGGTATGGAATTCGAGGATGTTAAACTCCGATCGCGCCAAGAAGTCGATCAGTTCAAAGCAAAATACGGTGTTGCCACTACCCCTCAGATTTTCTTTGGTAAAGAACGAGTCGGAGGTTACACAGATTTGGCAGAACGGCTAAAGGTAGAAGCAGAAAAAGCTGAGTATTCCTATACTCCAGTCGCTGCGGTCTTCTCGACGGCCGGACTAATGGCGCTTGCCACATCGCTTGGAATTCCTGGCTTCATGGGATTTTCGCTCTCAATGCTGGCTTCGCTCAAATTGATGGATATTAACGCTTTTGCCGAGAGCTTTGAAAAATATGACCTCGTCACCAAGCGCTTCAAGCCCTATGGAAAAATCTATCCCTTTGCTGAGTTACTAATTGGGCTTGGGTTTCTCTCTGGCGTTGCCCCGCTTGCTACTGGAATTGGGTCATTGATTGTTGGTGTGAGTGGTGCAATTTCGGTCTTCAAAGCGGTCTACATTGATAAGCTGGCGTTAAATTGCGCTTGTGTGGGCGGTAACTCTAAAGCACCACTGGGTGTCGTCAGTTTTGCTGAGAACGCAATCATGGCAGTGATGGGTGGAGTGCTAACCTTTTCTGCATTGTCAGAGGCAAATATTCAGTCGATGCGAAGTCTAGAAGCATTGCCTCCAGCGGTGGTGCAGCTACAAGAAGGAAACTACGAAGCTAAATGA